Sequence from the Entelurus aequoreus isolate RoL-2023_Sb linkage group LG28, RoL_Eaeq_v1.1, whole genome shotgun sequence genome:
cagtgtgcatctgttaaaaccacactcagaaaccttggggttgtgtttgatgagtcaatgtctttggagggtcaccgccatcaactgaccaaaaactgtttttatcatctcagaaatatttctaaagtgagaaatttgctgtgaaaattggatctcgaaatgatcattttgtctcgtattgactattgcaattctctcttcacttgtttgaacaaGTCAACGCTAAGGAGACTTccgactgtacaaaatgcggctgccagacttttgaccggtgcacccagaacagcccatatcacccagtcttcattggcttccagtcaaattccgcatagattttaagattttagtcctgactttctATGCGTTGCATGGTGATCTCTGATTTGttgtgcccctactcttcagagCATAGTCGTCAGTCTTCAggtttacttagacttagacttagttcctcccgTTCCTATTGGAACATTGGACGACGTGTCCCCTCCATTTTCTCCGGTCTCTGGCGGCTCTTCTTGCTCCGTGCCAGCTGATACCCATCTCCCTTAGGTCTTCCTTGGCTCTGTGTCTCCACGTCTTCTTCGGCCTCTCTCTCTTCCTTATTCCACCTTCTGGCAtccagtccattgccacacttgccggtctctgTTTTGGCAGTCTTGAGTGCATGCCCCATCATTCTCCTTCTCCTTTCGGAGACAATGTCAGATAGTGCTGCTACACCTGCCCTCCTCATCACCTCCTCGTTGGAGATGTGGTCTCTCCAAGATGGATCTGAGGCATcgtcggtggaagacatccagcttgttgGTGATACTGGCTGTCTTCATCCACTTCTCACAGGGGTAGCGTCTCTTAAATACTCCAAAAATACTCAAACATTCTCCAAAAAACCGAGACCTGGTATTCCAGGCTGTAGCCCTCgaactgtattttattttttgcatgcgctgtttagcgtgtggtatttggtcttagtaaatcacaacCATAGTGTAGCTTGTAATGTTAGTACCGTTCCTATAGAGGGTGTGTTAACATGTTACAAAGGTGAATGTACATCATGTGGTTCTACCTGTTCTCATTAGGGCATCCTTCCCATTCTTCACATGCTTCTTCAAGTAAGAAGGACAGACCTCAGTGAAGTAGAACCTATCGTTGTCCATGATTTGTCTGTTACGTTCCCACATGAGTTTGGTGGGGAAAGCTTGTGGTTTTGCTGCGGTCCATGTCCATGTCTCCATGTCCAACGATATGAAGTCTTCTCCATCATAACCGTACTGTAACCAACCTTTAACCTCATCAGTTTCATCATTCCATTCACAACCAACCATCTCCTGGTAAATGTGAACACCTGAGAGAATGACACAAAGTGTGTAAATCAGAGTGAAACCCACGCACACACTTCAAAGTAACATGTCTTTTTTGTAGAACATTATGGGATGGACAAAGACAAATTATCAGTGCAGTTAATACAGTATAAAAAGTGTATAGGGACACCAGATATATTTAAATAGTGTAAAGTTCAACACAAACAAACCTTCAGTGTGGTTGAAACGCTTCATAAACTTTGCAACGTTGAATCTGAAAACAACCTGGTTGTATACATAGATCCGTGTCTGGGTCTGCCAGTACTTTTCATCCTCTTCTGTGATTTTGTTCATCCAGTCTTGTTTGGATACTGCCTTCTTGATGTTGCTGTCATAGTAAACGATCTCAACATCATCAACATAGCCGACACTCACAAACTCTGGGAAGTTTTTCACTTCAGAGGACGCAGTGTTGAAATACTTCAGCGTGTGAATCACTGAAAGTAAAAACAAGAAATAACATTTTGTTATGTAACACaacaattgtttttaactttttaacaaatgtaatgATTGTGTCTTAAATTGGTTCTTGATGTAAACATGAAAACACTGATTTCAGTAAAGTACTTTGTACACACAACCTGCAAATTAATGGAGTTGTAAACTGACACAAAAAACTCCATCACAGTCACTGGtaagtaaatgttttatttttgccATTAGTTTTAAGTAGTAAATATAGTGTTTCTTTTATTTTGTTCACGTTTGCTTGATTAAACATGTCTAATGATATATAGtaacttaaaggggaattgcatttttttgggggaattttgaccATCGTTCAAAATCTTTATGAGCAACAAGATAAGATATTGTttgttgtttattgaatggatccccattagctgacttACTCAAACTACGCAAGCTGCGAGGACCAAATTTtgttattatgaaaaaaaatcaatatcgAGTAGGGAATGGGGAAATACAACCGTAAGGAAAATGTCAAGTGTGAGGTGTGTCAATGCTAATTAATCAATCATGCCTCGCACAAGTATTGCACAAGGTTGTGGTCACAAGACGAAGACTTTCAAATTCCACTCGGTACTGTTGCGTCCCAGCagatcttcctcccagggaactAAAGTTGCTGGTcattcccaagttcttttgatgacatataagCTGAGTAGAAGGACCACCAgaaacagaataggtattttgtaatttatttccaaagctttggaaatagtgtgagaccaatccagtacagaagcgttcactcgcgcagctaagatcgatctcccccaaaacccacggaagtgctgtctTCTTCaatctgtccctcgctcccacccccCAGAGACGTTCTGTTCTGCCCCCCTCTTCCCCTCCCTCCTCCCCACCTGTTGTCTGCTAGCCCAGAACAGCTTTGTGCCCCTTATCTTAAGAATGTTATGGGAGTGTGAAGCAGAGAGGATATTCAACGCTCTGACTCTCTCCTCAAGGACACTcgtaatgcaagcactttgtaccagacgaaacattagctgattaaaatatgactataggagatacaaaagaagtaactcttaaatatggatatatgtaattatCCACTTCCGTCAGTACCAACTCAAATTTCGGACCTACTGAAGCAGTGGATACTAGGTCTCAACTTGGACCAGGTGACTTCGCTTGAAGACTTAGCAATATGACAGTGTTTTTTAACAGTTTTTACCCAAGGACTATTGTGAATTTACCAGCTTAACCTGTAGTACGAAACTCTTGCTGAAAAATGTcgtcatcccatcagtcggcatcctgagagcggacattgtaagTAATTGTTTGTTGTTGTCCAATAAAAGCCTGGTGCTATTGCTAGTGGCTAATGCTAGGATAATGACTtagtcagtacgtgtccatgcactaaattagtcagatttctccaatagtttggctctaaataaacCACCTCCAACTcaaggaaacaccttaatccgatcatGTTTGGTTTggacacctggattatgcgattgaaaaccagattTCTGAAGGTTGTGTGTGCTGCCGTAGGGGACCCTTCATATTATTGCACGGGTTATAGCCTGGAAGCAGATGCCATTCAATAAAAAACATAAGCAGCAATTGTAAAGAAGAGGAGTCTGTTTATTTGCTTTCAAAAATTAAAAGAAcacaacattttgaagtgcatcaatgGGAGAAAGAAAGAAACTGATTTATTGAAGAAGGTAGCTATGGAAACGTAGAATGCTGGCCTCATTTGGACTCCCGGACGAAATACCAATGAGATGAAAGGGAATGAAGCATGTATATTAAAGGCAAATAATAAAacatacacaaacctcttcatgctgcatttgtgcactccgaACTGATGAACAATGACTCTGTATTCCACGCAACTGGTTAGATAGTCCAAAaccatagcaaccttcatctggaacagtatcagttggGGCACAAACTGTCTTTTACTTCggatttaaaaaagttaaagtaccaatgattgtcacacacacacaaggtgtggtgaaatttgtcctctgcatttgacccatccccttgatcaccacctaggaggtgaggggagcagtgggcagcagcggtggccgcgcccgggaatcatttttggtgatttaacccccaattccaacccttgatgctgagtgccaagcagggaggtaatgggtcccatttttatagtctttggtatgactcggccggggtttgaactcacaacctacccatctcagggcggacactttaactaCTAGGCCAAACTCGTTCCATTAATCCGCAGAGTCTTATGAATGAACTCCGAGGCATtctaaagttttgtttccatgattctccATCCAAAAATTCAGACCTGGGTCCGGTCTGATACATTCTTGGAAGCAGCGTAATGTTTGTAGCACAATctaagataatttcttgatgctgtctgctatttaacatcagcataaacATTTGAGACGCAATATTTGTAATCTCtgtcaatattacagcggacatcaggtaCAACAGAGCGAGGCTGAGTCTTGACTTGTACGGAGCCACACACGACTGGTGTGACGTTTGttataggtcaaccggaaaagcaatacatttacctgcactaaaaggaaataagcgctCCCCccgtgtacgggaggcacacggcgtatgaccaatagtcacattagggagtgtgcatggacacttggacttcacatgtATAGTaggtgtcaaaataaaaaaaaaaaacctgactatttgagaaatcagactaattgaaTGCATGaaaacgtaccgtattttccggactataaggcggacttaaaatcccttttttttctgcgcctaatgtaagaaatacgtttggttgagcttacccacctcgaagctattttattgggTACATGGCGTaaaaataagtgtgaccagtagatggcagtcaaacataagagataagtgtagcctgcactatgattggggtctcaagtaaacaacaccaacattttatatgttccactgaaaatatagaacattacacacggcgctcaaaaatctatcaaaatgttttagtacgactttggtaagctatgaagccgcaccgcttgatggattgtcggtgcattaaacatacgagtattattatggtgtgtgtaaaaggtaagacattatccggcgttttgtttcgcaatattattcaaaaaacacttttcttaccttctggtacctgctgatctgtatttgggatctccgTAAATCCtcaaaaattgcgcgcatccgtcTTTGTAGTCCGCAcagacaccgtagttgataagcttcttcttttctctatcttcttgttatggtacattcatcctccgctgttgccatttctaatataaagtagtgtaaagttcttacttatatctgtcagtaaactcgccatgaaagcgctaaaacataccggtgtagtgagttaacattattcacccaaggaactttaattattagagttccggttgtacggtttttcacgggacacatttcctgtgttgttgtttccggatgaggagatgctgctccgataTGGATTGAAGTAaattctgaatgtcattaaaacagttagctccatcttttgacacttcttccactcccgtccttgcacgctacaccgctacaacaaagatgacggggagaaaacgctgCCGAAGGAGgcgtgcaaaactaaattatatacaaagaggacataagtaaaggatattagATGAGCTCAAAtaaacctacaaatgaggcataatgatgcaatatgtacatacagctagcctcaatggcatgttagcattgattagcttgcagtcatgtacTGACCTAATAAGacagattagcactccaacaagtcaataacatcaacaaagctcacctttgtgcattcacgcacagcataaaacgtttggtggacaaaataagacaaagacgcagtggaagattttacatgcaaacaaactgttgcgtcactgtCCACACTACGGTAAGTTCAAGAACAGGCGGAATTAGTAGGACAACACGAcgttcatcagtgaagcatacactcaaacatattaaacagttggCTTTCTAACAtatgggaaggtttgtgtcatgtttgtcctcaaacaaaacaacatactaaaactaaaatatttctaccccatctttttccattttcaatccttttttaaaaatgctccagggagccactagggttgcTGACCCCCATGCTAGAGTATCAAAGTCTGGAAGGTGGTGAAATGCactaaataaaccaaaaatgcattaataaaccgAGTCATTtaaggtaaagtaccaatgataaagtaccaatgattgtcacacacacactaggtgtggcaaaattattctctgcatttgacccatcacccttgatcaccccctgggaggtgaggggagcagtgagcagcagcggtggccgcgcccgggaatcatttttggtgatttaacccccaattccaacccttgatgctgagtgccaagcggggaggtaacgggtcccatttttatagtctttggtatgactcggactaTGACTTTGCAGTCTGGACTTTAATTGGTGAGGGTCCCCGCTCTGCTGGTGCAAGACCACACGGTGCCTGCGAGTGCTTAGGAACGGGGGAGGGAGTCGAGGACATCAACTGCAGCCGTGCTCTCGCCTTCAGGGTCTCCAAGACAACAAGACAAGTCTCCAATTTGAACACCGGGGAAAAGTAATTAGATTTGTCGCTCGTCgaggtttacaaaaaaaaaagttggaaagtCGCCAGATTTAGCAACAACGTTGCCAAGTTGGCAACACGAGACTTCCTGAACGCTGATGTTTGACAGGTTTTACTTGAAACGCAGCTAAATCATTTTTTCTGTCTAGctctttatgtatatttataggaagaaacacaagaCTTTGAACTCATTTTACATTTATTCATTGtttactaattgttttttttacattttagaacaCATGATGTTCaacaatttgatttttttttaatgtttttctattttttaccTACTTTTGATATACAGCAGCACTCTATTTTCATCTGTGCTTGTTGAATTTTATAAATACAACTGGTTTCATTTACACGTACATCACCTATGTTCTGGATAATGTAGCACAAAGAGGATTTTGGAAAGACTTCTATCAACCAGTAAAGGAAGTGGACTTACCAGACATCACTGTGTATACTTGCACAGCCAACATCAGGAATAAATGCAAGTCCATGGTCAGCTGTCACAAAATGTTTTCTAATTCCAACCCCACAGACTAAAAATCaagtagtaaacaaacaaaacaatgacttAAAAAGTCCCGTCTGCTGCTGTCTACGACTGTACTCTGTTGAAACAAATTATATTATACCTGAGGTGGGGTGGAGTCACCCCACCTCAGGTATAATTAAAACTACAGTTTAGACAATAGTAGACAAAGTCAAACTAGCTTGACTTTGATTATACTATCTGAGGCGAAGTGAAGTCATTTCCTGTGTTATGTGCAATGGGGTCTACAGTACTTtctagactataaggcgcacttaaaataattttttcccctcaaaactcgacaatgcgccttataacctggttaGCCTAAAAATAAGTTTGGTTGCGCTAatccacctcgaagctattttatttggtacatggtgtaataataagtgtgaccagtagatggcagtcaaacataataaatacgtgtagactgcactataatggcaatacgactcaagtagacaacaccaacattttgtatgttccattgaaaatatagaacattacacagggcgctcaaaaatctatcaaaatgttttagtacgactttggtaaggtatgaagccgcaccgcttgatgtgcatcaacatacaagtattatcatcaaccaatgtttacttatatagccctaaatcacgagtgtctcgaagggctgcagaagccgcaacgacatcctcggctcagatcccattattatggtgtgtgtataaggtaggacattatctggcgttttgtttcgcaacattatgcaaaaTTACCATCtggcacctgctgatctgtatttgggatctgcatgaatcctgaaaaattgcgcgcttcagtctttgtagtccgtgccaacgccgtagtcaataagcttcttctttttctcctatcttcttgttatggtacattcatcctccactgttgccatttctaatataaagtagtgtaaagttcttacttatatctgtcagtaaactcgccatgaaagcgctaaaacataccggtgtagtgagtttacattattcacccaaggaactttcgtttttagagagttccggtcggacgttttttcacgggacacatttccggtgttgttgtttccggatgaggagatgctgctccgttattgattgaagtaaagtctgaatgtcattaaaacagttagcgccatcttttgacacttctcccactcccgtccttgcacgctacaccgctacaacaaagatgacggggagaagacgctgtcgaaggtgagccacttccggaagagactgtcagaaagcggcttgaagatgatctgtaaaacatcatctatgcaacattttgaccaaagaaccaccattacatgttatgtagaccacaaggaagtcttttacatttagaaaaataaaataaaatatgactcctttaatgcgccctataatccggtgcaccttatatatgaaaaacgatttaaaaaatagaccattcatcggcagtacgccttataatccgttgcgccctatggtccggataaTACAGTACTTGTTCCAGTGCAGGGTTAATTTTGTTGATTAATAATTTTCGTCGTAGTTATCATCAACAAATTTTCCCCTGACGAAAATAAGAGGATAACAAATCCAAACAAAATATTGTTGCATAACTAAATTAacaactgccttttttttttttagaaaaggttGTCTTATTCAAACATGAGAAGGGTTTTTCtccgtggagtttgcatgttctccccgtgactgcgtgggttctctcccgGTACtacgacttcctcccacctccaaagtccTGGGgacaggctgattggcaacactaaattggccccgaatgtgtgagtgtgaatgtggtctGTCTACCGGTGTTGGCCCTACtgtgaggtggcaacttgtccaggggtTACCCGAGTTCAGCCGGGAGAGCCTCCAGACCCTCCTctggggacaagcagtagaacatTGATGGATGTTATTCCAAATGAAACTGAAAAGTGAAAAAGTAAACCACGGAATCAACCATTCAAGCCTATATTCAAAGTTCCACATAACAAAATCACATAAAAGCAAtgtccaaaacccaaaaccagtgaagttggcacgttgtgtaaatggtaaataaaaacagaatacaatgttttgcaaatccttctcaacttatatttcattgaatagactgcaatgataagatatttaatgttcaaactgataaaactatttttttttgttgcaaataatcattaacttggaatttaatggctgcaacacattgcaaaaaaaagttgtcacagtagcatttttactactgtgttacatggcctttccttttaacaacactcagtaaatgtttgggaactgaagagacatatttttgaagcttttcaggtggaattatttcccattcttgcttgatgtacagcttaagttgttcaacagtccgggggtctccgttgtggtattttaggcttcataatgcgccacacattttcaatgggagacaggtctggactacaggcaggccagtctagtacccgcactcttttactatgaatccacgctgttgtaacacgtggcttggcattgtcttgctgaaataagcaggggcgtccatgataacgttgcttggatggcaacatatgttgctccaaaacctgtatgtacctttcagcattaatggtgccttcacaggtgtgtaagttacccatgccttgggcactaatacacccccataccatcacagatgctggcttttgaactttgcgcctataacaatccagatggttcttttcctctttgttccggaggacacgacgtccacagtttccgaaaactatttgaaatgtggactcgtcagaccacagaacacttttctactttgcatcagtacatcttagatgagctcgagcccagcgaagccggcggcgtttctgggtgttgttgataactgGCTTTCGCTTtggatagtagagttttaacttacacttacacttgtagcgacaaactgtagttaatgGCAGTGGTTTTatgacgtgttcctgagcccatgtggtgatatcctttacacactgatgtcgctttttgatgcagtacagagtgagggatggaaggtcacgggcattcaatgtgggtttttagccttgctgcttacgtgcagtgattttccagattctctgaaccttttgatgatattacagaccgtagatggtgaaatctctaaattccttgcaatagctggttgagaaatgttgttcttaaacaatttgctcacgcagttgttgacaaagtggtgaccctcgccccatccttgtttgtgaatgactgagcatttcatggaagctgcttttatacccaatcatggcacccacctgttcccaattagcctgttcgcccgtgggatgttccaaataagtgtttgatgagcattcctcaactttctcagtcttttttgtcacttgtgccagctttttggaaacatgttgcaggcatcaatttccacatgagctagtatttgcaaaaaataacaatgttttccagttggaacattaaatatcttgtctttgcagtccattcaattgaatataattgaaaaaggatttggaaatcattgtattctgtttttatttaccatttacacaatgtgccaacttcactggttttgggttttttaaataccctttgtactaatatatatttctatattccTAATAACTACATTATAATCCCAAAACAGCAGCTTcacaacattattttatttattacaaaACGAGTCCCTCTGCAAATACCGCAACAATTTCATCCATGTCCAAGATATTTGTTGCTTTCTCATGGGCCAAGATCACCAAGTTCCTCTTTCTTTCATGTAATATGGTACGACAAAAGGAGGACAGAAATCCTTTCTGGACAATG
This genomic interval carries:
- the LOC133645137 gene encoding major histocompatibility complex class I-related gene protein-like isoform X2, which translates into the protein MAAVVVTPKMQEPGEPTAVIHTLKYFNTASSEVKNFPEFVSVGYVDDVEIVYYDSNIKKAVSKQDWMNKITEEDEKYWQTQTRIYVYNQVVFRFNVAKFMKRFNHTEGVHIYQEMVGCEWNDETDEVKGWLQYGYDGEDFISLDMETWTWTAAKPQAFPTKLMWERNRQIMDNDRFYFTEVCPSYLKKHVKNGKDALMRTELPMVSLLQKTPSSPVTCHATGFYPDRAIMFWRKGGEELREDVEHGEMLPNHDGTFQMTVDLKVKVTADAEGKYECVFRLAGVEEDLITKLERRNILSNARDEGNMVVLPVVVLLVAIFIVRRLRNKLCQLFLVFYLFFSSRKKKKKTFY